TGGCCCCAGTTTTCACCGAAGCGCGGATCATCCAGGAGCTTGACAATTACTTTGTCGCGCTTATCGGCCGTGGGATCGAGGACGAAGGCCGTTACTTCGTCCGGCGTGGGATTGCGTCCGATAAAGTCCAGATACACGCGCCGCAGAAAAACTTCGTCGCCGGCGCGTTGACTGAACGTCATGACTTTGTTGCTATCGTCGGCGGCGGCCAAATCTTCCGTGAGCGATCTGTCGATTTCCTTGGCCAGCGCCGCCGGTGCGTCTTTGCTGATCGAAAACGGGTCGGGCTTGCCCGTCCAATTGATCAGCGGCGTTTGCTTGACCGAGGTATTGTATTCGGCTGCCGGCAGCGAGAAGCCCAACGTCACCAAAACCAGCGCGACAGCAACCACCCCAAAAATTGGCTTTTGCATGGCAGTTTGCGAATTAGAGACGCCCCTACCGTTAATTCTCAGCCATTTATTTGAACCCCGCAAGCTACGCGGCAGTTCCGAGGGCCAACTTAGAAACTATGCTTTCTTATCGGGCCGTAACAGCCGAGGTTGCCCCGAAACCACATCAGTTGCAATTTCGATACAAGAAAGCAGCCGTTTGCGGTCCCCGTCCGGCATCGCAAGGGGCATTTCAAGAATCCGCCAGATTGCCGCAAATCATTACGCCATAAGCCAAATGTTACACGTCAGAGAAATCAATTCGCCGCAGCAGCTAGCCGATTTGCGGACGGTGTGGAGAGATTTGCTGGCTTCGACCGCCGGGGCGACCTTTTTCCAATCGCTCGATTGGTTGGAAACTTATTGGCAGTTTTACGGCTATGGCATAGCAGATACTTCCGAAAAATTGTCGGACGGCGGGGCGCACACTAGTGTCCGGCCGGAGCGATTACGGGTGCTGCTGGTCGAAGCCGATCGGGAACCGATTGGCATTTTGCCGCTCGTCGTAACGACCGAACCGTACCGTGTGGGACCGATGCGCGTGCTCGGCTATCCGCTAGCCGGGTGGGGCAGTTTTTATGGACCGATTGGCCCGCACCCTGCCGCCACGCTGCGCGCCGGTTTGCAACACATTCGCCACACGGCGCGCGATTGGGATTTATTGGACCTGCGCTGGGTTGATGCGGACGAAGTCGACGAGGGGCAAACTCCGCAAGCCATGCAAGTGGCCGGTTTCAAATTCGAAAGCCAGGTGTGGCACTTTTCGGCGCAGATCGAACTGCAAGACGGCTGGGAAAAATATTGGGCCGGACGCAAATCGATTTGGCGAAGCAACCTGCGGCGCTGCGAGCGGCTGCTTACCGAGCGCGGCAAGCTGGAATACCTGCGTTACCGTCCGCTGGGAGAAGCACACGGCGATGGCGACCCACGCTGGGATTTGTACGACACCTGCGTGGAATTGGCGCGGCGCAGTTGGCAGGCCGATTCGAACAGCGGCACGACACTCTCGCACGACTCAGTGCGCGAATATTTGCGCGCCACCCACGAATCGGCCGCCCGGGCCGGCGCGGTCGACGTGAATTTGCTGCTGCTGGACGGCGAGGCCGTGGCGTTTGCGTACAATTATCGATTTCGTAACTGGGTGTATGGCGTCCGCAACGGATACGATCCAGCGGCCGTCCAGGAAGGGGCCGGCACCGTACTGATGGGTAAAATGATCGAAGACAGTTGCCAGCGCGGCGATCAACTGTTCGACTTGGGACCCGACTATCTGAAGTGCAAACGC
The DNA window shown above is from Pirellulales bacterium and carries:
- a CDS encoding GNAT family N-acetyltransferase; amino-acid sequence: MLHVREINSPQQLADLRTVWRDLLASTAGATFFQSLDWLETYWQFYGYGIADTSEKLSDGGAHTSVRPERLRVLLVEADREPIGILPLVVTTEPYRVGPMRVLGYPLAGWGSFYGPIGPHPAATLRAGLQHIRHTARDWDLLDLRWVDADEVDEGQTPQAMQVAGFKFESQVWHFSAQIELQDGWEKYWAGRKSIWRSNLRRCERLLTERGKLEYLRYRPLGEAHGDGDPRWDLYDTCVELARRSWQADSNSGTTLSHDSVREYLRATHESAARAGAVDVNLLLLDGEAVAFAYNYRFRNWVYGVRNGYDPAAVQEGAGTVLMGKMIEDSCQRGDQLFDLGPDYLKCKRYWYTRLHPAYHYTHFHPVRLRAQALRLKRIVRRWLSWSPTEPQPTVVG